The sequence below is a genomic window from Deltaproteobacteria bacterium.
TGGAAGTTACCCGGATCGATAATCAATAAAAGAAAAAAGAATGAAAGGAGCTTGAAATAATCCCATGGTCATTAATAATCCCCTGGATTTGATTGGAAATACGCCACTTTATGAGACACAGCACATGGTGGGCAATAAAAATGTAAAACTCTATATAAAGCTGGAAGGATACAATCCCACCGGGTCACATAAAGACCGTCCGGCCCATTGGATCATCAAGGCCGCTATTGATAAAGGCCTGCTGGGGCCCGGTAAAAAGATAATTTCGGCATCATCAGGCAACATGGCCTCTGCTATGGCCTTTGTTGCGGGCAGGTACGGAATTCCGGTCACCATGGTCCTTGCCAACACGACGAGCGAAGAGAAAAAGGTCGCTTTGCGGATGCTCGGTGCCGAGCTTGTTTTTGTTAATGGAAATACGATAAAGTGTAATGAATTTGCTGCGAAAATGGCGAAAGAGAACGACGATTACGTGTTCCTGGATCAATTCACCGATCCGAACGCGCCAAGGGCCCATTATGAAACGACAGGTGAGGAGATCATCCGGGATGTACCGGATCCGGACATACTGGTCGCCTCTCTGGGTTCCGGATCGAGCCTGATGGGTATAGGGATGCGTCTCAAGGACCATAATCCCGATTTGAAGATCTATGCGGTGACTGCGGAAACGGGAACCCGTCTGCCCGGATTGCGGAACCTGGAAGAAGAACACTATATTCCCCCTTTTGTGGGAGACCTGAGCATTTTTGAGGGGATTATCCGGGTGAATTTCGAGCAGGCCCGACAACGGGTTTTTGATCTCGCCAAAAAGGAAGGGCTTTTCCTGGGATTTCAGACAGGCGCGGTCGTACACGCCGCCCTGAAGATTGCAGAGACAATGGAAAAGGGAAAGATCATTGTTAAGAGCGGTGATGCAGGCTGGAAAAACCTGAATTGGCTGGTAAAGAAACCCGAGATTGATTGAACACATGTTCTACGGCTTTTTGGGGAAAACGTCCAGAGCGTGTTCTCAGGAGGACGATCCCCTGGTCTGCAGGGGAATGCTTTCGGTCTTCTTGGATCCTTTCCCCCATGAGAAGACACTTTTCACTTTTCCTGGAGAGGGATCGAACGACCCTGGTATTTGAGGGGAGACTTTACGGGTGCCGGGATCTCTCCTCAGCCATCCTGACTCTGCTCGAGAGATACGAAAGGGAAAAGGACGGCAGGGCGCTGTTCAATTCTCTCGAGGGGGATTTTGCTCTCTTTCTCTTTGATCATGAGGAGGAGAAGGCTCTGCTGGGAACGGATCGTTTTTGCCGGGGCGAGATCTACTGGCGGCCCGGGC
It includes:
- a CDS encoding cysteine synthase family protein; translated protein: MVGNKNVKLYIKLEGYNPTGSHKDRPAHWIIKAAIDKGLLGPGKKIISASSGNMASAMAFVAGRYGIPVTMVLANTTSEEKKVALRMLGAELVFVNGNTIKCNEFAAKMAKENDDYVFLDQFTDPNAPRAHYETTGEEIIRDVPDPDILVASLGSGSSLMGIGMRLKDHNPDLKIYAVTAETGTRLPGLRNLEEEHYIPPFVGDLSIFEGIIRVNFEQARQRVFDLAKKEGLFLGFQTGAVVHAALKIAETMEKGKIIVKSGDAGWKNLNWLVKKPEID